Proteins found in one Oncorhynchus gorbuscha isolate QuinsamMale2020 ecotype Even-year linkage group LG15, OgorEven_v1.0, whole genome shotgun sequence genomic segment:
- the LOC123996448 gene encoding extensin-2-like has protein sequence MYKTPSGYMYKTPSGYMYKTPSGYMYKTPSGYMYKTPSGYMYKTPSDYTYTPPSGYMYNTPSGYTYKTPSGYMYKTPSGYMYKTPSGYMYKTSSGYTNKTPSGYMYTPPSGYMYKTPSGYTYKTPSGYTYKTPSGYTYKTPSGYTYKTPSGYMYKTPSGYMYKTPSGYTYTPPSGYIYKTPSGYMYKTPSGYTYTPPSGYMYKTPSDYMSTPPSGYIYKTPSGYTYKTPSGYMYKTPSGYSYKTPSGYMYNTPSGYMYNTPPGYMYKTPSGYTYTTPSGYTNKTPSGYMYTPPSGYMYKTPSGYTYKTPSGYTYKTPSGYTYKTPSGYTYKTPSGYMYKTPSGYMYKTPSGYTYTPPSGYIYKTPSGYMYKTPSGYTYTPPSGYMYKTPSDYMSTPPSGYIYKTPSGYTYKTPSGYMYKTPSGYSYKTPSGYMYNTPSGYMYNTPPGYMYKTPSGYMYKTPSGYTYTTPSGYTYKTPSGYTYKTPSGYMYTTPSGYTYTTPSGYTYTPPSIYMYKIPSGYMYKTPSGYTYTTPSGYMYKTPSGYTYKTPSGYMYKTPSGYMYKTPSSYTYTPPSGYMYKTPSSYTYTPPSGYMYKNPIRLHAPVRFNQLLLLRSCLGLT, from the coding sequence ATGTATAAAACCCCATCAGGCTACATGTATAAAACCCCATCAGGCTACATGTATAAAACCCCATCAGGCTACATGTATAAAACCCCATCAGGCTACATGTATAAAACCCCATCAGGCTACATGTATAAAACCCCATCAGACTACACGTACACACCCCCATCAGGCTACATGTATAACACCCCATCAGGCTACACGTATAAAACCCCATCAGGCTACATGTATAAAACCCCATCAGGCTACATGTATAAAACCCCATCAGGCTACATGTATAAAACCTCATCAGGCTACACGAATAAAACCCCATCAGGCTACATGTACACACCCCCATCAGGCTACATGTATAAAACCCCATCAGGCTACACGTATAAAACCCCATCAGGCTACACGTATAAAACCCCATCAGGCTACACGTATAAAACCCCATCAGGCTACACGTACAAAACCCCATCAGGCTACATGTATAAAACCCCATCAGGCTACATGTATAAAACCCCATCAGGCTACACGTACACACCCCCATCAGGCTACATATATAAAACCCCATCAGGCTACATGTATAAAACCCCATCAGGCTACACGTACACACCCCCATCAGGCTACATGTATAAAACCCCATCAgactacatgtccacacccccaTCAGGCTACATATATAAAACCCCATCAGGCTACACGTATAAAACCCCATCAGGCTACATGTATAAAACCCCATCAGGCTACTCGTATAAAACCCCATCAGGCTACATGTATAACACCCCATCAGGCTACATGTATAACACCCCACCAGGCTACATGTATAAAACCCCATCAGGCTACACGTATACAACCCCATCAGGCTACACGAATAAAACCCCATCAGGCTACATGTACACACCCCCATCAGGCTACATGTATAAAACCCCATCAGGCTACACGTATAAAACCCCATCAGGCTACACGTATAAAACCCCATCAGGCTACACGTATAAAACCCCATCAGGCTACACGTACAAAACCCCATCAGGCTACATGTATAAAACCCCATCAGGCTACATGTATAAAACCCCATCAGGCTACACGTACACACCCCCATCAGGCTACATATATAAAACCCCATCAGGCTACATGTATAAAACCCCATCAGGCTACACGTACACACCCCCATCAGGCTACATGTATAAAACCCCATCAgactacatgtccacacccccaTCAGGCTACATATATAAAACCCCATCAGGCTACACGTATAAAACCCCATCAGGCTACATGTATAAAACCCCATCAGGCTACTCGTATAAAACCCCATCAGGCTACATGTATAACACCCCATCAGGCTACATGTATAACACCCCACCAGGCTACATGTATAAAACCCCATCAGGCTACATGTATAAAACCCCATCAGGCTACACGTATACAACCCCATCAGGCTACACGTATAAAACCCCATCAGGCTACACGTATAAAACCCCATCAGGCTACATGTATACAACCCCATCAGGCTACACGTATACAACCCCATCAGGCTACACGTACACACCCCCATCTATCTACATGTATAAAATCCCATCAGGCTACATGTATAAAACCCCATCAGGCTACACGTATACAACCCCATCAGGCTACATGTATAAAACCCCATCAGGCTACACGTATAAAACCCCATCAGGCTACATGTATAAAACCCCATCAGGCTACATGTATAAAACCCCATCAAGCTACACGTACACACCCCCATCAGGCTACATGTATAAAACCCCATCAAGCTACACGTACACACCCCCATCAGGCTACATGTATAAAAATCCCATCAGGCTACATGCCCCTGTTCGATTTAATCAACTGTTGTTACTTCGAAGTTgtctgggtcttacctga